In Oryza sativa Japonica Group chromosome 3, ASM3414082v1, one DNA window encodes the following:
- the LOC4332226 gene encoding thaumatin-like protein 1 encodes MMGIQRICIVLGMLFILVREGGAVTFTFVNRCTGTVWPGILSNAGSARMDPTGFELPPGAARAVPAPTGWSGRLWARTGCTQDGTGKVVCATGDCGSGTLECAGRGAAPPATLAEFTLDGGGRNDFYDVSLVDGYNLPLLVEPSGALGATATTCAAAGCAADLNARCPAELRAVGGAACRSACDAFGKPEFCCSGAYANPNTCRPTAYSQVFKSACPRSYSYAYDDPTSTFTCAGGRDYTITFCPVATPSLKSAGGTTTPTTTVPGVTTDAPPDMARPIGSQGGGGGGGAGQGVMLGDNSWLASLAMGDASSSRRASRLALLAAPLALLTLHLPRL; translated from the exons ATGATGGGAATTCAGAGAATTTGCATCGTTCTTGGGATGCTTTTTATACTTGTGAGAG AGGGTGGAGCTGTGACATTCACGTTCGTGAACCGGTGCACGGGGACGGTGTGGCCGGGCATCCTGTCGAACGCCGGGAGCGCGAGGATGGACCCGACGGGGTTCGagctgccgcccggcgcggcgcgcgcggtgcCGGCGCCGACCGGCTGGTCCGGCCGCCTGTGGGCGCGCACGGGCTGCACGCAGGACGGCACCGGGAAGGTCGTGTGCGCGACGGGCGACTGCGGCTCGGGCACGCTGGAgtgcgccggccgcggcgcggcgccccCGGCCACGCTGGCGGAGTTcacgctcgacggcggcggccgcaacGACTTCTACGACGTCAGCCTCGTGGACGGGTACAACCTGCCGTTGCTGGTGGAGCCCTCGGGCGCcctcggcgcgacggcgacgacgtgcgCGGCCGCCGGGTGCGCGGCCGACCTGAACGCGCGGTGCCCGGCCGAGCTCCGCGCcgtgggcggcgcggcgtgccGGAGCGCGTGCGACGCGTTCGGCAAGCCCGAGTTCTGCTGCAGCGGCGCGTACGCCAACCCGAACACCTGCCGCCCCACCGCCTACTCCCAGGTCTTCAAGTCGGCGTGCCCGCGCTCCTACAGCTACGCCTACGACGACCCGACGAGCACCTTCAcctgcgccggcggccgcgactACACCATCACCTTCTGCCCCGTCGCCACCCCAAG CCTGAAATCTGCGGGAGGAACGACGacaccgacgacgacggtgcCGGGCGTGACCACGGACGCCCCACCGGACATGGCAAGGCCGATAGGcagccaaggcggcggcggcggcgggggcgccggCCAAGGCGTGATGCTGGGCGACAACTCCTGGCTCGCCAGCCTCGCCATGGGCGACGCGTCGTCCTCGCGGAGAGCCTCGCGGCTGGCCCTCCTGGCCGCGCCCCTCGCGCTGCTCACGCTCCACCTGCCGCGGCTATAG
- the LOC4332228 gene encoding thaumatin-like protein 1b isoform X2 encodes MSQCPTHVALRLLALLFLLPAAWSATFTMTNNCGYTVWPGLLSGAGTAPLSTTGFALAHGASATVDAPASWSGRMWARTLCAEDATGKFTCATGDCGSGGIQCNGGGAAPPATLMEFTLDGSGGMDFFDVSLVDGYNLPMIIVPQGGGAAAPAGSGGGSGGKCMATGCLVDLNGACPADLRVMAASTGTGAAAPGGGPVACRSACEAFGSPQYCCSGAYGNPNTCRPSTYSQFFKNACPRAYSYAYDDSTSTFTCTAGTNYAITFCPSTTRCEIIQTSQENYSTNGHPAARQRLGGRNLCRGVGASPPSKHRTTKAEDDTKPALAF; translated from the exons ATGTCACAGTGCCCAACTCATGTCGCTCTCCGGTTGCTTGCTCTGCTCTTCCTGCTTCCAG CTGCGTGGTCCGCGACGTTCACGATGACCAACAATTGCGGCTACACGGTGTGGCCTGGGCTGCTGTCGGGTGCCGGCACGGCGCCGCTGTCGACGACAGGGTTCGCGCTGGCGCACGGCGCGTCGGCGACGGTGGACGCGCCGGCGAGCTGGTCGGGGCGCATGTGGGCGCGCACGCTCTGCGCCGAGGACGCGACAGGCAAGTTCACCTGCGCCACGGGGGACTGTGGCTCGGGTGGCATCCAGTgcaacggcggtggcgcggcgccgcccgccacgctCATGGAGTTCACGCTCGACGGCTCCGGCGGCATGGACTTCTTCGACGTGAGCCTCGTCGACGGGTATAACCTGCCCATGATCATCGTGCCGCAGGGCGGGGGCGCCGCAGCGCCGGCCGgaagtggcggcggcagcggcggcaagtGCATGGCCACGGGCTGCCTCGTCGACCTAAACGGCGCGTGCCCGGCCGACCTGAGGGTCATGGCGGCGAgcaccggcaccggcgccgccgctcccggcggGGGGCCCGTGGCTTGCCGCAGCGCGTGCGAGGCGTTCGGGTCGCCGCAGTACTGCTGCAGCGGCGCGTACGGGAACCCGAACACCTGCCGGCCGTCGACCTACTCCCAGTTCTTCAAGAACGCGTGCCCTCGCGCCTACAGCTACGCGTACGACGACTCCACCTCCACATTCACCTGCACCGCCGGCACCAACTACGCCATCACCTTCTGCCCAAGCACCACCAG GTGTGAGATCATTCAGACGAGCCAGGAGAACTATTCAACCAACGGCCACCCAGCAGCGCGGCAACGGCTAGGCGGGAGGAATCTGTGCCGCGGCGTGGGTGCGTCTCCCCCCTCCAAGCACAGGACGACAAAAGCTGAGGATGACACCAAGCCTGCACTGGCTTTCTAG
- the LOC4332228 gene encoding thaumatin-like protein 1b isoform X1 — MSQCPTHVALRLLALLFLLPAAWSATFTMTNNCGYTVWPGLLSGAGTAPLSTTGFALAHGASATVDAPASWSGRMWARTLCAEDATGKFTCATGDCGSGGIQCNGGGAAPPATLMEFTLDGSGGMDFFDVSLVDGYNLPMIIVPQGGGAAAPAGSGGGSGGKCMATGCLVDLNGACPADLRVMAASTGTGAAAPGGGPVACRSACEAFGSPQYCCSGAYGNPNTCRPSTYSQFFKNACPRAYSYAYDDSTSTFTCTAGTNYAITFCPSTTSGKYSGGENPQAAGVPSTNDTMVVLGAEQLSTASSAAAHAAPQLTLPLLPLVVVAALVAAMI; from the exons ATGTCACAGTGCCCAACTCATGTCGCTCTCCGGTTGCTTGCTCTGCTCTTCCTGCTTCCAG CTGCGTGGTCCGCGACGTTCACGATGACCAACAATTGCGGCTACACGGTGTGGCCTGGGCTGCTGTCGGGTGCCGGCACGGCGCCGCTGTCGACGACAGGGTTCGCGCTGGCGCACGGCGCGTCGGCGACGGTGGACGCGCCGGCGAGCTGGTCGGGGCGCATGTGGGCGCGCACGCTCTGCGCCGAGGACGCGACAGGCAAGTTCACCTGCGCCACGGGGGACTGTGGCTCGGGTGGCATCCAGTgcaacggcggtggcgcggcgccgcccgccacgctCATGGAGTTCACGCTCGACGGCTCCGGCGGCATGGACTTCTTCGACGTGAGCCTCGTCGACGGGTATAACCTGCCCATGATCATCGTGCCGCAGGGCGGGGGCGCCGCAGCGCCGGCCGgaagtggcggcggcagcggcggcaagtGCATGGCCACGGGCTGCCTCGTCGACCTAAACGGCGCGTGCCCGGCCGACCTGAGGGTCATGGCGGCGAgcaccggcaccggcgccgccgctcccggcggGGGGCCCGTGGCTTGCCGCAGCGCGTGCGAGGCGTTCGGGTCGCCGCAGTACTGCTGCAGCGGCGCGTACGGGAACCCGAACACCTGCCGGCCGTCGACCTACTCCCAGTTCTTCAAGAACGCGTGCCCTCGCGCCTACAGCTACGCGTACGACGACTCCACCTCCACATTCACCTGCACCGCCGGCACCAACTACGCCATCACCTTCTGCCCAAGCACCACCAG CGGGAAGTACTCCGGCGGTGAGAACCCGCAGGCGGCCGGCGTGCCGTCCACCAACGACACGATGGTCGTCCTCGGCGCCGAGCAgctctccaccgcctcctccgccgccgcccatgctGCGCCGCAGCTCACGCTACCACTACTaccactcgtcgtcgtcgccgccctcgtTGCCGCCATGATCTAG
- the LOC4332227 gene encoding protein SPA, chloroplastic, whose protein sequence is MATSSSPLTALYSSFLSYTPSTPSMAALPRRRRAGCRYPRIQAVDLDQNTIVAISVGVVSVAIGIGIPVFYETQIDNAAKRDNTQPCFPCSGSGAQVCRFCTGKGTVTVVIGGGETEVSNCVNCDGVGSLTCTTCQGSGIQPRYLDRREFKDDD, encoded by the exons atggccacctcctcctcgccgctcaCAGCCCTATACTCCTCGTTCCTCTCATATACTCCTTCCACGCCATCCATGGCGGCGCTGCCCCGGCGGCGAAGGGCCGGCTGCCGCTACCCTCGTATCCAGGCCGTCGATCTCGACCAGAACACG ATCGTGGCGATATCGGTCGGCGTCGTCAGCGTTGCCATCGGCATCGGTATCCCGGTGTTCTACGAGACACAGATCGACAATGCC GCGAAGAGGGATAACACACAGCCGTGCTTCCCCTGCAGTGGCTCTGGGGCAC AGGTGTGCAGGTTTTGCACCGGGAAGGGAACAGTTACTGTAGTgatcggcggaggcgagacTGAAGTATCAAACTGTGTCAACTGCGATGGGGTTGGCTCGTTGACATGCACCACATGTCAAGGCTCTGGAATTCAACCACGCTATCTTGACCGCAG GGAATTCAAGGATGACGACTAA